The following coding sequences lie in one Betaproteobacteria bacterium genomic window:
- a CDS encoding NADP-dependent malic enzyme, with protein sequence MDDSLKKAALDYHRLPTPGKISILPTKGLINQRDLALAYSPGVAAACNEIVADPATVHSYTSRANLIGVITNGTAVLGLGNIGPLAAKPVMEGKAVLFKKFAGIDVFDIEINERDPDKLVEIIASLEPTFGGINLEDIKAPECFHVERQLRGRMKIPVFHDDQHGTAIIVGAALRNGLKVVGKRIEEVKLVCSGAGAAALACLDLLVQLGVRMENILVTDIKGVVYAGRTEEMDDNKARYARETKARTLAEVIPGADVFLGLSAGGVLKPEMVATMADKPLILALANPTPEIMPDLAKQARPDAVIATGRSDYPNQVNNVLCFPFIFRGALDVGATTITEEMKLAAVNAIAELAMAEQSDVVASAYGQEDLTFGPEYLIPKPFDPRLIVQIAPAVAKAAMESGVATRPIADFQAYRDQLTSFVYQSGLIMKPVFTAAKKSSRRVVYAEGEDERVLRAVQVVVDEGLARPILIGRPEVVLPRLERNGLRIRPGTDFELVNPNSDPRYRTYWQTYHSLMQRKGVSVELAKREVMRRMTLIGALMVRLGDADAMLCGTYAQHQQHLETISNVIGLRAGVKRFAAMNMLMLPKRTLFICDTYVNRDPTAEEIADMTFLAAEEVRRFGLVPKVALCSHSNFGASPSPSSEKMSRARELIEQRDPGLEVEGEMHGDAALDEKIRLQLFPNSRLKGEANLLIMPTLDAANISFNLLKVVSGEGITVGPILLGAAKPVHIVTPTATVRRLVNMTALAVVDAASLR encoded by the coding sequence ATGGACGACTCCCTGAAGAAGGCAGCACTCGACTACCACCGGCTTCCCACCCCCGGGAAGATCTCGATCCTGCCCACCAAGGGCCTCATCAACCAGCGCGACCTCGCGCTCGCGTATTCCCCCGGTGTGGCTGCCGCCTGCAACGAGATCGTCGCGGACCCCGCCACCGTTCACAGCTACACGTCGCGCGCCAATCTCATCGGCGTCATCACCAACGGCACCGCAGTGCTGGGGCTGGGCAACATCGGGCCGCTGGCCGCCAAGCCGGTGATGGAAGGCAAGGCCGTCCTGTTCAAGAAGTTCGCGGGCATCGACGTGTTCGACATCGAGATCAACGAGCGCGATCCGGACAAGCTGGTCGAGATCATCGCGTCTCTCGAACCGACCTTCGGCGGCATCAATCTCGAAGACATCAAGGCGCCGGAGTGCTTCCACGTGGAGCGGCAGTTGCGCGGCCGGATGAAGATCCCGGTCTTCCACGACGATCAGCACGGTACGGCGATCATCGTCGGGGCGGCGCTGCGCAACGGTCTCAAGGTGGTGGGAAAGCGCATCGAGGAAGTGAAGCTGGTCTGCTCGGGTGCGGGCGCAGCCGCACTCGCGTGTCTGGACCTGCTCGTGCAGCTGGGCGTGCGCATGGAGAACATCCTCGTCACGGACATCAAGGGTGTGGTGTACGCGGGGCGCACGGAGGAGATGGACGACAACAAGGCGCGCTACGCCAGGGAGACGAAGGCGCGGACGCTCGCCGAGGTCATCCCCGGCGCCGACGTGTTCCTGGGCTTGTCGGCCGGAGGCGTACTGAAGCCGGAGATGGTCGCCACCATGGCCGACAAGCCGCTCATCCTGGCGCTGGCCAATCCGACGCCCGAGATCATGCCGGACCTCGCGAAGCAGGCGCGGCCGGATGCGGTGATCGCCACCGGCCGGTCGGACTACCCGAACCAGGTGAACAATGTCCTGTGCTTTCCGTTCATCTTCCGCGGCGCGCTCGACGTCGGGGCCACCACGATCACGGAGGAGATGAAGCTCGCTGCCGTGAACGCGATCGCGGAACTCGCCATGGCGGAGCAGTCGGACGTCGTCGCCTCCGCCTATGGCCAGGAGGACCTCACGTTCGGCCCCGAATATCTCATTCCCAAGCCGTTCGATCCGCGGCTCATCGTGCAGATTGCCCCGGCGGTCGCCAAGGCCGCCATGGAGAGCGGCGTCGCGACGCGGCCCATCGCCGATTTCCAGGCGTACCGGGATCAGCTCACCAGCTTCGTCTATCAGTCGGGTCTCATCATGAAGCCCGTCTTCACGGCGGCGAAGAAGTCGTCCAGGCGCGTGGTGTATGCGGAGGGCGAGGACGAGCGGGTGCTGCGGGCCGTGCAAGTGGTGGTCGACGAAGGCCTCGCCAGGCCCATCCTCATCGGACGTCCGGAGGTCGTGCTGCCGCGCCTGGAACGCAACGGCCTGCGCATCCGTCCGGGGACCGACTTCGAACTGGTGAATCCGAACTCCGATCCGCGCTACCGCACCTACTGGCAGACGTACCACTCGCTCATGCAGCGCAAGGGCGTGTCGGTGGAACTCGCCAAGCGGGAGGTCATGCGCCGGATGACGCTGATCGGCGCGCTCATGGTGAGGCTCGGGGACGCCGACGCGATGCTGTGCGGCACCTACGCCCAGCACCAGCAGCATCTCGAGACCATTTCCAACGTGATCGGACTGCGGGCCGGGGTCAAGCGTTTCGCCGCCATGAACATGCTGATGCTGCCCAAGCGGACGCTGTTCATCTGCGACACGTACGTGAACCGCGATCCCACGGCCGAGGAAATCGCCGACATGACGTTCCTGGCGGCCGAGGAAGTCAGACGTTTCGGCCTGGTGCCCAAGGTGGCGCTGTGCTCGCACTCCAACTTCGGTGCTTCGCCTTCCCCTTCATCGGAGAAGATGAGCCGTGCCCGCGAGTTGATCGAGCAGCGCGATCCGGGACTGGAGGTCGAGGGCGAGATGCACGGCGATGCCGCGCTGGACGAGAAGATCCGCCTGCAGCTCTTTCCCAACTCGCGGCTGAAGGGCGAGGCCAATCTCCTGATCATGCCTACGCTCGATGCCGCGAACATCTCCTTCAACCTGCTCAAGGTGGTGAGCGGCGAAGGCATCACGGTGGGTCCGATCCTGCTGGGGGCGGCGAAGCCGGTGCACATCGTGACGCCCACGGCGACGGTCCGCAGGCTGGTGAACATGACCGCACTTGCCGTGGTGGACGCAGCGTCGCTGCGTTGA
- a CDS encoding CoA pyrophosphatase, protein MTRDWIVQRLLAAAGGLPPLAESIPLYRHSEDGTPIAAAVLVPLVNRPGGATVMLTQRTAHLSAHAGQISFPGGRVDPGDIDRIDTALRETLEETGLPRDRIEALGLLPEYDIPTGFRVTPVVGWIEPPFELSPDPFEVEEIFEVPLAFLLDPANHQTGSAMRNGLLRHYYAMPYEGRNIWGATAGMLHSLYRILTTEL, encoded by the coding sequence ATCACGCGCGACTGGATAGTCCAGCGGCTCCTCGCCGCTGCCGGAGGTTTGCCGCCTCTCGCGGAGTCCATCCCGCTGTATCGGCACTCCGAAGACGGCACGCCGATCGCCGCCGCGGTTCTGGTGCCCCTTGTGAACCGTCCCGGCGGTGCGACGGTGATGCTCACGCAGCGTACGGCGCACCTGTCGGCCCATGCCGGCCAGATCAGCTTTCCCGGTGGCCGGGTGGATCCGGGCGACATCGACCGGATCGACACGGCTTTGCGCGAAACGCTGGAGGAAACGGGTCTTCCCCGGGACCGGATCGAGGCGCTGGGGCTGCTTCCCGAATACGACATCCCGACCGGATTTCGCGTGACCCCTGTCGTCGGGTGGATCGAGCCGCCCTTCGAACTGTCGCCGGATCCGTTCGAGGTGGAGGAGATCTTCGAAGTGCCGCTTGCCTTCCTGCTCGATCCGGCGAACCACCAGACGGGCAGTGCGATGCGCAATGGCCTGCTGCGCCACTACTACGCCATGCCTTACGAGGGCCGCAACATCTGGGGTGCCACCGCCGGGATGCTGCACAGCCTGTATCGCATCCTCACCACGGAGCTCTGA
- the ybaK gene encoding Cys-tRNA(Pro) deacylase, with product MAKDNFPVTPAMRVLRAHGVTFTDHPYDYEDRGGTAVSARELGVDEHAVVKTLIMEDDSKRPLVVLMHGDLMVSTKELARAIKVKTISPCAPETANRHSGYMVGGTSPFGTRKEMPVYMEETILALPRIYINGGRRGYLVGIDPKDAQRVLKPVLVKVGVKEQGRLAP from the coding sequence ATGGCGAAGGACAACTTTCCGGTCACGCCGGCCATGCGCGTCCTGCGGGCGCACGGCGTGACCTTCACCGATCATCCGTACGACTACGAGGACCGCGGCGGCACGGCGGTGTCCGCGCGCGAGCTGGGCGTGGACGAGCACGCGGTCGTGAAGACGCTGATCATGGAGGACGACTCGAAGCGTCCCCTCGTCGTCCTGATGCACGGCGATCTCATGGTCTCGACCAAGGAACTGGCGCGCGCCATCAAGGTGAAGACCATCTCCCCGTGCGCGCCCGAGACGGCGAACCGGCATTCGGGCTACATGGTGGGCGGCACGAGTCCCTTCGGGACACGCAAGGAGATGCCTGTCTACATGGAGGAGACGATCCTGGCGCTCCCGCGCATCTACATCAACGGCGGCCGCAGAGGATATCTGGTGGGGATCGACCCGAAGGATGCGCAGCGGGTGCTGAAGCCGGTGCTGGTGAAGGTGGGGGTGAAGGAGCAGGGTAGACTCGCCCCATGA
- a CDS encoding DUF3301 domain-containing protein — MIEFLALLVAVALGWYWLDSLKARDVALVAGERACAAEGLQFLDWTVAQRRMRLQRDEDGRLRLLRVYGFEYSDTGNNRLEGGVTLLGHDVLSVHLATPPGYADNVIPLQ; from the coding sequence ATGATCGAATTCCTCGCTCTGCTCGTCGCCGTGGCCCTCGGCTGGTACTGGCTCGATTCCCTCAAGGCGCGGGACGTCGCCCTGGTGGCGGGAGAGCGCGCATGCGCGGCCGAGGGGCTGCAGTTCCTGGACTGGACCGTGGCGCAGCGCCGGATGCGTCTGCAGCGGGACGAGGATGGCCGGTTGCGACTGCTGCGGGTGTACGGTTTCGAGTACAGCGATACGGGCAACAACCGGCTGGAAGGCGGGGTCACCCTTCTGGGGCATGACGTCCTGTCGGTGCACCTTGCCACGCCACCCGGCTACGCGGACAACGTCATTCCGCTGCAGTGA
- the urtA gene encoding urea ABC transporter substrate-binding protein encodes MKRRHVLKAAAAAVAGAWVLSTAGIAAAADTIKVGVLHSLSGTMAISETALKNTVLMTIEQINAKGGVLGKKLEAVVVDPASNWPLFAEKARQLITQDKVSVVFGCWTSVSRKSVLPVFEELNGLLFYPVQYEGEELSQNVFYTGAAPNQQAIPAVEYLMSADGGGAKRFVLLGTDYVYPRTTNKILRAFLKSKGVAEADIMEDYTPFGHSDYQTIIAKIKKFASEGKKTAVISTINGDSNVPFYKELGNQGLKATDVPVVAFSVGEEELRGVDTKPLVGHLAAWNYFMSVKNSENTAFIKMYKEWAKKNNVPNLDTVVTNDPMEATYVGIHMWKQAVEKAKSVEVDKVRKAMSGQTFKAPSGFTLKMDETNHHLHKPVMIGEVQGDGQFDVVWKTKGPIRAQPWSPFIAGNENKQKL; translated from the coding sequence ATGAAACGTCGTCACGTATTGAAGGCAGCGGCTGCAGCCGTTGCCGGAGCCTGGGTGCTTTCCACGGCGGGCATCGCCGCCGCAGCGGACACCATCAAGGTGGGTGTGCTGCACTCGCTCTCGGGCACGATGGCGATCAGCGAGACCGCGCTGAAGAACACCGTATTGATGACCATCGAGCAGATCAATGCGAAGGGTGGCGTCCTCGGCAAGAAGCTCGAGGCGGTGGTCGTCGACCCGGCCTCCAACTGGCCTCTGTTCGCCGAGAAGGCGCGTCAGCTCATCACGCAGGACAAGGTGTCGGTGGTCTTCGGCTGCTGGACGTCCGTGTCCCGCAAGTCCGTGCTCCCCGTCTTCGAGGAACTGAACGGTCTGCTGTTCTATCCCGTGCAGTACGAGGGTGAAGAGCTTTCGCAGAACGTGTTCTACACCGGTGCGGCGCCGAACCAGCAGGCGATTCCGGCGGTCGAGTATCTGATGAGCGCCGACGGCGGTGGCGCCAAGCGCTTCGTCCTGCTGGGCACCGACTACGTGTATCCCCGCACCACCAACAAGATCCTGCGCGCCTTCCTGAAGAGCAAGGGCGTGGCCGAAGCCGACATCATGGAGGACTACACCCCGTTCGGTCACAGCGACTACCAGACGATCATCGCCAAGATCAAGAAGTTCGCGTCCGAAGGCAAGAAGACGGCCGTGATCTCGACCATCAACGGCGACTCCAACGTACCCTTCTACAAGGAACTGGGCAACCAGGGCCTGAAGGCCACGGACGTGCCGGTCGTCGCGTTCTCGGTGGGTGAGGAAGAACTGCGCGGCGTGGACACCAAGCCGCTGGTGGGCCACCTGGCCGCATGGAACTACTTCATGTCGGTGAAGAACTCCGAGAACACCGCCTTCATCAAGATGTACAAGGAGTGGGCGAAGAAGAACAACGTCCCCAACCTCGACACCGTGGTGACGAACGACCCGATGGAAGCCACCTACGTCGGCATCCACATGTGGAAGCAGGCCGTCGAGAAGGCCAAGTCCGTGGAAGTGGACAAGGTCCGCAAGGCGATGTCCGGCCAGACGTTCAAGGCACCGTCGGGCTTCACGCTGAAGATGGACGAGACCAACCACCACCTGCACAAGCCCGTCATGATCGGCGAAGTGCAGGGTGACGGTCAGTTCGACGTCGTCTGGAAGACGAAGGGACCGATCCGCGCGCAACCGTGGAGCCCCTTCATCGCCGGCAACGAGAACAAACAGAAGCTGTAA
- the urtB gene encoding urea ABC transporter permease subunit UrtB yields MRLNLRGGRVLRAWVAVLALWALTGHFALALDAQTVASLASEEASDKAAAVDAIAAQGDELSLALLTALRDGMVRVKPAKQFVIKDRGKLVDAVTGQALENEPDEMEKVTINNRLRTKVESAVAGLRILSRDPKERLEAAKGVEPTQQTLPLLSKALAAETVPEIREILRQSEAAAKLASSDPKQRLEAIAVLAENRDGKAKNLLQPLTEKNASGHFNEADAAVREAAIEAFSAIERRLLFYDFAGRIFTGVSLGSILLLVALGLAITYGLLGVINMAHGEMLMIGAYATYATQQVFRNHLPGSVDWYLVCALPVAFLSAAIVGMILERTVIRWLYGRPLETLLATWGISLFLIQAVRQIFGAQNVEVANPTWMSGGIELTNLVLPYNRIVIIGFSIAVMLLVWAMLSKTRLGLFIRGVTQNRTMASCVGVPTGRVDLMAFGLGSGIGGLAGCALSQIGNVGPDLGQSYIIDSFMVVVLGGVGQLLGTVYAALGLGVVSKMLEPYIGAVPTKILILVLIIAFIQKRPQGLFALKGRAVEN; encoded by the coding sequence ATGAGGTTGAACCTCAGGGGTGGCCGCGTCCTGCGCGCCTGGGTTGCGGTGCTGGCGCTGTGGGCTCTGACGGGCCACTTCGCGCTGGCGCTCGACGCCCAGACTGTCGCAAGTCTCGCTTCGGAAGAGGCCTCGGACAAGGCGGCTGCCGTCGATGCCATCGCCGCCCAGGGCGATGAGCTCTCGCTCGCTTTGCTCACGGCCTTGCGCGACGGCATGGTGCGCGTCAAGCCCGCGAAGCAGTTCGTGATCAAGGACCGCGGCAAGCTCGTGGATGCGGTGACCGGTCAGGCGCTCGAGAACGAGCCCGACGAGATGGAGAAGGTCACCATCAACAACCGGCTTCGTACCAAGGTCGAGTCCGCCGTGGCCGGCTTGAGGATTCTCTCCAGGGATCCCAAGGAAAGGCTGGAAGCGGCCAAGGGCGTCGAACCGACGCAGCAAACGCTGCCGCTTCTGTCGAAAGCGCTCGCGGCCGAGACCGTGCCGGAGATCCGCGAGATTCTTCGGCAGTCGGAAGCCGCAGCCAAGCTCGCAAGCAGCGATCCCAAGCAGCGCCTGGAAGCGATCGCCGTTCTGGCGGAGAACAGGGACGGGAAGGCGAAGAATCTCCTCCAGCCGCTGACCGAGAAGAACGCCTCGGGCCACTTCAACGAAGCGGATGCCGCGGTGCGCGAGGCCGCCATCGAGGCATTCAGCGCGATCGAACGCCGGCTGCTGTTCTACGACTTCGCCGGGCGGATCTTCACCGGCGTGAGCCTGGGCAGCATCCTCCTCCTCGTCGCGCTGGGTCTTGCGATCACGTACGGCCTGCTGGGCGTCATCAACATGGCGCACGGCGAGATGCTGATGATCGGGGCCTATGCCACCTACGCGACGCAGCAGGTGTTCCGCAATCATCTGCCCGGAAGCGTCGACTGGTATCTCGTCTGCGCGCTGCCCGTCGCATTCCTGTCCGCGGCCATCGTGGGCATGATCCTCGAGCGCACGGTGATCCGCTGGCTGTACGGCCGGCCGCTCGAGACGCTGCTCGCCACCTGGGGGATCAGCCTGTTCCTCATCCAGGCCGTGCGCCAGATCTTCGGCGCACAGAACGTGGAAGTCGCCAACCCCACGTGGATGAGCGGCGGCATCGAGCTCACCAACCTGGTGCTGCCGTACAACCGCATCGTGATCATCGGTTTTTCCATCGCCGTCATGCTGCTCGTGTGGGCGATGCTCTCGAAGACCCGCCTGGGCCTGTTCATCCGCGGCGTCACGCAGAACCGGACCATGGCTTCCTGCGTGGGTGTGCCGACGGGGCGCGTGGACCTGATGGCCTTCGGGCTCGGCTCGGGCATCGGCGGACTGGCCGGATGCGCCCTCTCCCAGATCGGCAACGTCGGACCGGATCTCGGTCAGAGCTACATCATCGACTCGTTCATGGTCGTGGTGCTGGGCGGGGTCGGGCAACTGCTCGGCACCGTCTATGCGGCCCTCGGGCTGGGTGTGGTGTCCAAGATGCTGGAGCCGTACATCGGCGCCGTACCGACCAAGATCCTCATCCTGGTGCTGATCATCGCCTTCATCCAGAAGCGTCCCCAGGGGCTGTTCGCCCTCAAGGGGCGTGCCGTGGAGAACTGA
- the urtC gene encoding urea ABC transporter permease subunit UrtC encodes MTTYAIPGREPLFGPKGWAALAAFVIAVVVMVPVMFLVVPESSPFHLSAYFVTLIGKIMCYCVVAVAMNLIWGYTGILSLGHGAFFALGGYAFGMYLMRMIGREGQYQSDLPDFMVFLDWKAYPWYWSFTDHFWYAAALVVLVPGILAFVFGFFAFRSRIKGVYFSIITQALTFALMLLFFRNDTGFGGNNGFTDFKRVLGYRIAEPDTRAFLFAITGVYLAACLLLTRAIMRSKYGRVLTAIRDSESRLMFSGYNPLWYKLSIWTLSAVLCGIAGALYVPQVGIINPSEMSPANSIEIAIWVAVGGRGTLLGPIIGAAVVNGAKSFFTQSFPEYWLFFLGVLFVAVTLFLPKGVAGWIARRQEAKA; translated from the coding sequence ATGACGACCTACGCCATTCCCGGCCGCGAACCTCTGTTCGGGCCGAAGGGCTGGGCCGCGCTGGCCGCATTCGTGATCGCCGTCGTGGTGATGGTGCCCGTGATGTTCCTCGTGGTGCCCGAATCCAGCCCGTTCCACCTGTCCGCCTACTTCGTCACGCTGATCGGCAAGATCATGTGCTACTGCGTGGTGGCCGTGGCGATGAACCTCATCTGGGGCTACACGGGCATCCTGAGCCTGGGCCACGGAGCGTTCTTCGCGCTCGGCGGCTACGCCTTCGGCATGTATCTCATGCGGATGATCGGGCGCGAAGGGCAGTATCAGAGCGACCTGCCGGACTTCATGGTGTTCCTCGACTGGAAGGCCTATCCCTGGTACTGGTCGTTCACCGATCACTTCTGGTACGCCGCTGCTCTCGTGGTGCTGGTGCCCGGGATCCTCGCCTTCGTGTTCGGGTTCTTCGCCTTCCGTTCGCGCATCAAGGGCGTCTACTTTTCCATCATCACCCAGGCGCTCACGTTCGCCCTGATGCTGCTCTTCTTCCGCAACGACACCGGCTTCGGCGGCAACAACGGCTTCACGGACTTCAAGCGCGTTCTCGGCTACCGCATCGCCGAGCCCGACACCCGCGCATTCCTGTTCGCGATCACCGGTGTCTATCTTGCCGCCTGTCTGCTGCTCACCCGCGCCATCATGCGTTCGAAGTACGGCCGCGTGCTGACGGCGATCCGGGACTCCGAGAGCCGGCTGATGTTCTCGGGTTACAACCCGCTCTGGTACAAGCTGTCGATCTGGACGCTCTCGGCGGTCTTGTGCGGCATCGCGGGCGCCCTCTACGTCCCTCAGGTGGGCATCATCAACCCCAGCGAAATGTCGCCGGCGAACTCCATCGAGATCGCGATATGGGTGGCGGTGGGCGGGCGCGGCACGCTGCTGGGACCGATCATCGGCGCGGCGGTCGTCAACGGCGCGAAGAGCTTCTTCACCCAATCGTTTCCCGAATACTGGCTGTTCTTCCTCGGCGTGCTGTTCGTCGCAGTGACCCTGTTCCTGCCCAAGGGCGTGGCGGGATGGATCGCCAGGCGTCAGGAGGCCAAGGCATGA
- the urtD gene encoding urea ABC transporter ATP-binding protein UrtD, whose product MSTTIETNHTDLKAGQVSGLGHILEEGVDVSHGPILYLEDITVSFDGFRALNQLTLTVETGELRCIIGPNGAGKTTMMDVITGKTRPDSGTAYFGQTLDLTRFTEAEIAHMGIGRKFQKPTVFENHSVFENLELAMKTDKRVRASLRARLSQSDLQRIGETLALIRLESEAHRLAGTLSHGQKQLLEIGMLLMQEPRLLLLDEPAAGMTDEETARTAELFNQLAGTHTLVVVEHDMDFIASIARTVTVLHAGSVLAEGPMDVVKNDERVIEVYLGS is encoded by the coding sequence ATGAGCACGACCATCGAAACGAACCACACGGATCTCAAGGCCGGACAGGTCTCGGGTCTGGGGCACATCCTGGAAGAAGGTGTCGATGTCAGCCACGGTCCCATCCTCTATCTCGAGGACATCACCGTGAGCTTCGACGGCTTCCGCGCCCTCAACCAGCTCACGCTAACGGTCGAGACCGGCGAACTGCGCTGCATCATCGGGCCCAACGGAGCCGGCAAGACGACCATGATGGACGTCATCACGGGCAAGACCCGGCCGGACTCCGGCACGGCGTACTTCGGCCAGACGCTCGACCTCACCCGCTTCACCGAGGCGGAGATCGCCCACATGGGCATCGGGCGCAAGTTCCAGAAGCCCACGGTCTTCGAGAACCATAGCGTGTTCGAGAACCTCGAGCTCGCGATGAAGACCGACAAGCGGGTGCGCGCGAGCCTCCGGGCACGGCTGTCGCAGAGCGATCTGCAGCGCATCGGCGAAACACTCGCGCTGATCCGGCTGGAGTCCGAAGCGCACCGGCTGGCGGGAACACTGTCGCACGGGCAGAAGCAGTTGCTGGAGATCGGCATGCTGCTCATGCAGGAGCCCAGACTGCTGCTGCTGGACGAACCCGCGGCCGGCATGACGGACGAGGAGACCGCCCGCACGGCAGAACTGTTCAACCAGCTCGCCGGCACGCACACCCTCGTGGTCGTGGAGCACGACATGGACTTCATTGCGTCCATCGCCCGCACGGTGACCGTGTTGCACGCGGGCAGCGTGCTTGCAGAGGGCCCCATGGATGTCGTCAAGAACGACGAGCGCGTGATCGAGGTCTACCTCGGCAGCTGA
- the urtE gene encoding urea ABC transporter ATP-binding subunit UrtE: MLSIQHLDHFYGSSHTLRDVSLEVPTGACTTLLGRNGVGKTTLLKCAMGVEKVRAGTITLDGRDITRATPFERAAAGIGYVPQGREIFPRLTVEENLLMGLASKRTGALKDLPGEIWEMFPVLDQMRNRRGGDLSGGQQQQLAIGRALAMRPKVLILDEPTEGIQPSIIKDIERAIRALARRGDMAILLVEQYYDFARDLADHYVVLNRGVVVKSGRGEDMDRDNVRAQVAV; this comes from the coding sequence ATGCTGAGCATTCAACACCTGGATCATTTCTACGGCAGCAGTCACACGCTTCGCGACGTCTCGCTCGAAGTGCCGACCGGCGCGTGCACGACGCTGCTGGGCCGCAACGGGGTCGGCAAGACGACGCTGCTGAAGTGCGCCATGGGCGTCGAGAAAGTCCGCGCCGGCACGATCACCTTGGACGGCAGGGACATCACGCGTGCCACGCCGTTCGAGCGCGCCGCCGCCGGCATCGGCTACGTGCCACAGGGCCGCGAGATCTTTCCCCGCCTGACCGTGGAAGAGAATCTTCTGATGGGGCTTGCATCCAAGAGAACCGGGGCGCTCAAGGATCTTCCGGGCGAGATCTGGGAGATGTTTCCCGTGCTGGACCAGATGCGCAACCGGCGCGGCGGCGATCTGTCGGGAGGTCAGCAGCAGCAGCTCGCGATCGGCCGTGCGCTCGCGATGCGACCCAAGGTGCTCATCCTCGACGAGCCCACAGAAGGCATCCAGCCGTCCATCATCAAGGACATCGAGCGCGCCATCCGTGCCCTGGCGCGACGCGGCGACATGGCGATTCTGCTGGTCGAGCAATACTACGACTTCGCCCGCGATCTCGCGGACCATTACGTGGTGCTGAACCGCGGTGTTGTGGTAAAAAGCGGGAGAGGGGAGGACATGGATCGCGACAACGTCAGGGCGCAGGTCGCGGTCTGA
- the ureA gene encoding urease subunit gamma, whose protein sequence is MDLTPREKDKLLVFTAALLAERRKARGLKLNYPEAVAFITAAVMEGARDGRSVAELMSYGASLLARGDVMDGVAEMIPEIQVEATFPDGTKLVTVHNPIA, encoded by the coding sequence ATGGATCTGACGCCTCGCGAGAAGGACAAGCTTCTCGTCTTCACCGCCGCGCTGCTCGCCGAAAGGCGCAAGGCCCGCGGTCTCAAGCTCAACTATCCCGAGGCGGTCGCCTTCATCACCGCCGCCGTCATGGAAGGCGCACGGGACGGCAGGTCCGTGGCCGAACTCATGAGCTACGGGGCGTCGCTGCTGGCCCGTGGCGACGTGATGGACGGCGTGGCCGAGATGATTCCGGAAATCCAGGTCGAGGCCACGTTTCCGGACGGCACCAAACTCGTCACCGTCCACAATCCCATCGCCTGA
- a CDS encoding urease subunit beta, whose product MIPGEIQTAPGHIELNAGRPTVTLTVTNAGDRPVQVGSHYHFFETNEALAFDRQKAYGMRLDIPAGTAVRFEPGQTREVTLVAFAGDRMVYGFQGKVQGRLA is encoded by the coding sequence ATGATTCCCGGAGAGATCCAGACCGCCCCCGGCCATATCGAACTGAACGCCGGCCGGCCCACCGTCACGCTGACCGTCACCAACGCCGGCGACCGTCCGGTGCAGGTGGGTTCGCACTATCACTTCTTCGAGACCAACGAAGCGCTCGCGTTCGATCGCCAGAAGGCGTACGGCATGCGCCTCGACATCCCGGCGGGCACGGCGGTGCGCTTCGAGCCGGGCCAGACCCGCGAGGTGACGCTCGTCGCGTTCGCCGGTGACCGCATGGTCTACGGATTCCAGGGCAAGGTGCAGGGGAGGCTCGCGTAA